CTCGGGTCAACAGCGTCGGAATCTCGACGCCGGGACCGAAGAACCCAGTGATGAAGTTGATGACTGCACCCGCTTCGAGCAGGAACAGCAACAGTGCGCCCGCGAACCACATCATGGCCGGGCGGGGATTCTCTGCGACTCGTTCACGTAACGTCGCTTCGGCTTCGTCAGGTTGACGACTCATATTAGGCTCCCCCATCGTAACCGACACGCGGGTCGATTATCGTGTACAGGAAGTCCTGTAGAATGTTGATTAGCACGACGAGCAGGATGAAGATGAACATCAGCGAGCCGACGAGCGGCATGTCCCCGTTCTTGACCGCTTGGAAGAACAGGAAGCCGATTCCGCTGATGTCGAAGACGGTCTCGACGAGAACGGACCCGCCGATGAGGATGAACGCCTCACCCGTGATGACCGGCACCAGCGGGATGAGCGCGTTGCGGAAGATGTGTTTCCACACGAGCGACCGCGGCGGGACGCCCTTCGCCTTCGCCGTCTCGATGAAGTTCGAGTTGACCGTCTCCAAGACGGCGGTTCGACCGATACGCATCTCGTTACCCATCGACGCCGACCCCAGCACGAGTGCGGCCGGGGCTATCTTCTTGAGCGCCTTCATGAACTGCGTCGGGTCGGTGAACAGTCCCCAAATCGGGTCGGGGAGCGGTGGTGGACCAGTGACGATGACCGGCACTATCCAGTTCTCCCAGTTGAACCCGAAGAGGAACTTCTCGGACTGCGAGAGGAGGCTCATCAGAATGACGGCGAGCCAGAAGTTCGGCATGGCGCGCCAGACGATACCACCGAACGAAGCGATGTAGTCGCTGAACGTGTTCGGGTTGAGTCCCGCGTAGAAACCGAGCGGGATGCCGACGAACAGCGCGATTAGCACCGACCAGAAGCCCAGCCAGATGGTTCGTGGCGCGTAGTCCACGACGAGTGAGTAGACGCTCGTGTCAGGCTGGACCACCCACGACTCGCCCAAGTCGAAGGTGAAGAGGTTGATCATGTAGTCGATGTACTGTTGCCACAGCGGCTGATTCAGACCGAGTTGCCGCCGAATCGTGTTGTACGATTGGGGGTCTCCTTTCGGTCCGAGGATAGCCGACACCGGGTCTAGTGGCCCGGCGCGAATCACCAAGAACGTTATCGACGCTCCGAAGAGCAGAATCGGTACTGACAATAGCAACCGCCGTGCGAAGTAACGCCACCGACTCACGGTGACTCACCGCCGCTACGGCTGCGTTCAAATTCTCCGTTCCCAAACTGGACCGCGCACATATCTGTTGAATTTGCGGGTCCTCTCATTATGTCTTGCGCTTTTCCGCATACTCATTCGTGTGAAAACGGATGGAGATGCCACTAACGAATAGGCGTATCGAAAGAAAGAACCGGGAACCGCGTTACTTGCGGTCGCCGATTTCGACGGTGTTGTACATCTGGCGACTGTAGCCAGCGCCGCCGAACTTCGGTCGGGTGATCCAGTTGTAGGTGAACCGCTCGTCGATGCGGTGGTAGGCTGGCAGGAAGCCGACGTCCTCCCAGTTTGCCTCTTCGATGGCGACGTACGCCTCGTTGCGGGCCTTCTGGGCCTCGTCGGTCGGTGCGGCGTTGTCCTGGACCGTCTTCCACGCTTCTGCCGCCTGCTCGGCTCCCTCGGTGCCCGACCAGTTGATGTAGGAGGTCGGTGCGGCCTTCGAGGTGTCAGTTTGCGGCGGGTTCAGCAGCTGGAGGAAGTTGTCCGGTGCCGGCCAGTCCATGATCCAGCCGAGCGAGTAGGCTTCGAGTTTGCCGTTGCGACCGCGCTTGAGGAGGGTCGAGAACGGCGCTTTCTCGACCTTCATGTTGATGTGCGCGCTCTGGAGCTTGTCACGCAGGAGCTTCCCGGCCTCTGCCCACGTCGGCGAGGACTCGTAGACCGTGAAGGTGAAGCTGGCCTTGTTGTCCGGGCCGTAGCCTGCGTCTTCCATGACCTTCTTTGCCTGCTGGAGGTCCTGCTCGTTGTAGCCGTACGGGTAGTTGTTCTTCGCGTGGCTGGTGTACTCTTTCGCGCCGTTCGGGTAGATCGACGGCGGCGTGAAGTGGTAGCTCGGCTTCACGCGACCCTTGAAGATCTTGTCGGCGAGCTCCTTCTGGTTCAGCGCGTAGGCGGCCGCCTGTCGCACAGGCTTCTCGACCGAGTTCATGTTGAACCCGATGTAGAAGGCGTTGATGGTCGGGACGGCCTCGTACTTCATCGTCGCGCCACCCTTGGTCTTGCCGTAGGTACCGATCTTGCGGCCGAGCTTGTCCGTCTTATCGACGCTGACCTTGTTGGGGTCGTACTTCGGCGTCGGGAACGACGTGACCATGTCGGCGTTCTTGTTGACGATACCGTAGGTGAACCGCGCGTCGGAACTGGACGAGATGCGCCAGTGGATGCCGTCAACCTTGGCTTTCTTGCCGTGGTAGTCGTCGTACTTGTTGACGCGGCATTCCGTGTTGCTCTCCCACGTCTCGAACGTGAACGGACCTGCGCCGACGGGGTTCTTCGTGGCGAAATCCTTGTGCTTCTTGCTGTCGTCCTTGGAGCCTTTGTCGCCGATGCTGCCCTTCGGGATGACCGCGAACGACGTGTACGCGAGCATCGGGAGCGTCGAGTGGAACGGGGCCGACAGCTCGATCTTCAGCGTGTAGTCGCCTTCCGCCGACACGCCGAGCGTGCCGGGCTTGTAGACCTCGCTCTCCTCGCCGTCTTGCGTGACCGTCTTGGTCTCGTGTTTGACGCCGATGGAGTCGAGGATGAAGTAGGCACGGCGGGAGTTCTCGGAGGCTGCGAGGCGTTCCCACGAATAGACGAAGTCGTCAGCCGTGACTTCGTCGCCGTTGTGGAACTTGACGCCTTCCTTGAGCTTGAAGGTGTACGTCTTGTAGTCGTCGGAAACCTGGTGGCTCTTGGCGATTTGGGCCTTCGGTTCGACGGTACCGTTCGGGTAGTTCATCAGGCCGTCGAAGACCTGCTGAATGACCGTCCCGGACGCGGTGTCGGTCGCCTTGATCGGGTCCATCGTACTCATCGTGGAGTTGATCAGGCGGAGGACGTTCGCGTCGTCGCCCGGTTTGTTGACCTTATTTCCTTTCGACTTGTTGCCACCCGAAGTAGTCGTACTTTGACCGCCTTCGCCGCCAGTACAGCCAGCGAGAGCTACAGCCGATGCCGCACCGCCAGTCGCTTGCAGGAAGCGACGACGGCTGAGATTGTCAGTATCTGTCATCCAACGCCTCATTATCAATGAGCGCGGATAAACCTACCGCTTATTACTTTGAGAAACAATAGCTTAATGGCCGAATGCATTCATAACTAGATGAGTTCCCCAACTTCTTTTTACTCGAATTCGAATTTCGGCCCTTGTTACCATGGTACATGAAAATTCGAGTCATCCGACGTTTCCGACTCCAAACCTGCCTCGAAACGCCGTGATGCCCCGGAAACGTGTCTTCCTGCAGGTAGTATTGTTTCACGGTCCCCGATAACACTGAAGTATGCTTCGATTTCCAACGGATCTGCCGTTTCGGAGCGTTTATAACCCATGATACCAAGTGACACGTATGGTCACCGATACGGCCACCCCGTCGGAAGCGGCAGAGTGCGAGGTCATGGCCTCGCTGGACGACGATGGACGCACGGAGCGTTTCATTATCGCAGACACGACAGCCGACGACGCGTGGCTCTCGATGCCAGCCTCCAAGAGTTCCGCACTCCCGAGTTGGCGGTGAGTTGCAGTTCCCCCATTCTTCGATTCCTATCGAACTTGCACTCCGCGCCCCGTAGCGCAAGTGAAATTTTTTAGTCGTACCTCTCCATTGACCGCAGTATGAACTATCGGGAGGTGTCCGGGGACCGCGAGTTCGTCGCTCGACTCGGTCACGGCGAAGACTGGCGCGCGGAAATCGAGTCGCTGGCGGACGACGAGGAAATCGACGCCGCGTGGTTCGTCGCCATGGGTGCCGTACAGGACGCGACGATCTGGTTCTACGACCAGACCGACATGGAGTACAAAGACGTCGAGTTCGACGAACCGCTGGAAGTCGCCGCCTGCGTCGGGAACGTCTCGTGGTTGGACGGCGAGCGATTCGCACACACCCACGCGGTCCTCTCGCGTCGGAGCGGCCAGACCCTCGCGGGCCACCTCGACTCGGCGACGGTGTTCGCCGGAGAACTGTACGTGCGCTCGTTCGAAGAAGAACTCGCCCGAGAACACGACGAACCCACCGACTTGGACCTCTGGCTGTAACATGCGCGAGGAAGACGAACGATACTTCGAGCGACTCGAAAGCGGACTGGACGAAGCGTTCGACGTCGCAGAGACCGCCCGCGCGAACAGCGGCGACCCGAAACCCGAAGTCGAGATTCCGGTCGCGAAGGACATGGCCGACCGCGTCGAGAACATTCTGGGCATCGACGGCGTCGCCGAACGTGTCCGCGAACTGGAGGGCGAAATGTCCCGCGAGGAGGCCGCCCTCGAAATCGCGGAGGACTTCGCAGAGGGCCGTGTCGGCGACTACGAGTCGAAAGCCGGGAAAGTCGAAGGTGCGGTCAGAACTGCAGTCGCGCTCCTCACGGAGGGTGTCGTCGCCGCGCCTATCGAGGGAATCGACCGCGTCGAAATTCTGGAGAACGACGACGGCACCGAGTTCGTCAACGTCTACTACGCGGGCCCGATTCGCTCCGCGGGCGGGACCGCCCAAGCACTCTCGGTCCTCGTGGCTGACTACACTCGCGCGCTCGTCGGGATGGAGCAGTACAAAGCCCGCGACGACGAAATTGAACGCTACGCCGAGGAGATAAACCTCTACGACAAGGAGACCGGACTTCAGTACTCGCCGAAGGACAAGGAGTCGAAGTTCATCGCGAAGAACATGCCCATCATGCTCGACGGCGAGGCGACGGGCGACGAAGAAGTATCCGGATTCCGCGACCTCGAACGCGTCGATACAAATAACGCCCGCGGCGGCATGTGTCTCGTCCTCGCAGAGGGTATCGCGCTCAAGGCTCCCAAGATTCAGCGGTACACTCGGAATCTGGACGAAATCGACTGGCCGTGGTTGCAGGACCTCATCGACGGCACCATCGGCAAAGACGACGGCGACGAAGACGAAGTGGAGGAAGCCGAGGACGCCCAAACCGAGGACGGCGACGAAGACGCTGACGACGCAGAGGACGCCGAACCAGAGGCAACCGGACCACCACGCGTCGAATCCGCCACGAAGTTCCTCCGGGACCTCATCGCCGGTCGTCCCGTCTTCGGCCATCCGAGCAAGGCGGGCGGCTTCCGACTGCGCTACGGGCGAGCGCGCAATCACGGGTTCGCAACCGCGGGCGTCCACCCCGCGACGATGCACCTCGTAGACGACTTCCTCGCCACAGGAACCCAAATCAAAACCGAGCGCCCCGGCAAAGCCGCCGGTGTCGTCCCCGTCGATTCCATCGAAGGACCGACGGTGCGACTCGCCAACGGCGACGTTCGCCGCATCGACGACCCGAAAGAAGCCCTCGAACTCCGCAACGGCGTCGAGAAAATCCTCGACCTCGGCGAGTACCTGGTCAACTACGGCGAGTTCGTGGAGAACAACCACCCGCTCGCCCCTGCCTCCTACACCTTCGAGTGGTGGATTCAAGAGTTAGAAGCCGCGGGTGCGGACGTGCAGGCCTTGCAAGACTCCCCACGAACCGACCTCGAATCGCCGTCTGTCGAACAGGCAATCGAGTGGGCGACGGAGTTCGACTGCCCGCTCCATCCGGAGTACACCTACCTCTGGCACGACGTATCCGTCGAAGCCTTCGAGACGCTGGCCGAGGCAGTCGTCGCGGGCGAAATCCAAAATACTGACTCCGACCACGGCACGCTCGTCCTTCCGAACGACGACGCAGTTCGCCAGACGCTCGAACATCTGCTCGTCCCCCACGTGCAGGGCGAAGAACGCATCCGCGTTTCGGAGTGGCGACCGCTCGCGCTCTCGCTCGGCCTGACCGAGGACCGCGAGAAGACGTGGAAAAAGTTATCTTCGCGCGCACGCGAGTGGGGCGAAGACGAACCGGGCGACAACGCGATGAAAGCCGCCCAAGAAGTCGCGCCGTTCGAACTCCGCGAGCGCGCACCCACCAGAATCGGTAACCGGATGGGCCGCCCCGAGAAGTCAGAGAAGCGCGAACTCTCCCCAGCGGTCCACACGCTGTTCCCCATCGGCGAAGCGGGCGGGAGTCAGCGCGACGTGTCCGCGGCCGCTTCGTGGGCACCGGACATGTCCAGCACCCCCGGTGAAGTCGATATGCAAGTCGGTCGCCGAGAATGCGAAGACTGTGGCGAGCACACCTTCAAGACGAGGTGCCCAGACTGCGG
The sequence above is a segment of the Halorussus halophilus genome. Coding sequences within it:
- a CDS encoding ABC transporter substrate-binding protein, yielding MTDTDNLSRRRFLQATGGAASAVALAGCTGGEGGQSTTTSGGNKSKGNKVNKPGDDANVLRLINSTMSTMDPIKATDTASGTVIQQVFDGLMNYPNGTVEPKAQIAKSHQVSDDYKTYTFKLKEGVKFHNGDEVTADDFVYSWERLAASENSRRAYFILDSIGVKHETKTVTQDGEESEVYKPGTLGVSAEGDYTLKIELSAPFHSTLPMLAYTSFAVIPKGSIGDKGSKDDSKKHKDFATKNPVGAGPFTFETWESNTECRVNKYDDYHGKKAKVDGIHWRISSSSDARFTYGIVNKNADMVTSFPTPKYDPNKVSVDKTDKLGRKIGTYGKTKGGATMKYEAVPTINAFYIGFNMNSVEKPVRQAAAYALNQKELADKIFKGRVKPSYHFTPPSIYPNGAKEYTSHAKNNYPYGYNEQDLQQAKKVMEDAGYGPDNKASFTFTVYESSPTWAEAGKLLRDKLQSAHINMKVEKAPFSTLLKRGRNGKLEAYSLGWIMDWPAPDNFLQLLNPPQTDTSKAAPTSYINWSGTEGAEQAAEAWKTVQDNAAPTDEAQKARNEAYVAIEEANWEDVGFLPAYHRIDERFTYNWITRPKFGGAGYSRQMYNTVEIGDRK
- a CDS encoding ABC transporter permease, which codes for MSRWRYFARRLLLSVPILLFGASITFLVIRAGPLDPVSAILGPKGDPQSYNTIRRQLGLNQPLWQQYIDYMINLFTFDLGESWVVQPDTSVYSLVVDYAPRTIWLGFWSVLIALFVGIPLGFYAGLNPNTFSDYIASFGGIVWRAMPNFWLAVILMSLLSQSEKFLFGFNWENWIVPVIVTGPPPLPDPIWGLFTDPTQFMKALKKIAPAALVLGSASMGNEMRIGRTAVLETVNSNFIETAKAKGVPPRSLVWKHIFRNALIPLVPVITGEAFILIGGSVLVETVFDISGIGFLFFQAVKNGDMPLVGSLMFIFILLVVLINILQDFLYTIIDPRVGYDGGA
- a CDS encoding PPC domain-containing DNA-binding protein yields the protein MNYREVSGDREFVARLGHGEDWRAEIESLADDEEIDAAWFVAMGAVQDATIWFYDQTDMEYKDVEFDEPLEVAACVGNVSWLDGERFAHTHAVLSRRSGQTLAGHLDSATVFAGELYVRSFEEELAREHDEPTDLDLWL
- a CDS encoding DUF7556 family protein gives rise to the protein MVTDTATPSEAAECEVMASLDDDGRTERFIIADTTADDAWLSMPASKSSALPSWR